The genomic DNA ATGATCAAGATGTGGTGTGTGCCCCGGAGGGatatataatctaaaaaaaagacAACGATGTGTCAGGTCTTACAGAGATGGTTGATGCCCAGGTCATATTCCTTTGGCCACCTCTGACTTGAGCTGTGGTAGACAGTAACCAAGCATGTTAAAGGCTCCTCACCACTGTCTCAGTTTTAAAGCTACTTGAATgcatatggtgtgtgtgtgtgtgtgtgtgtgtgttgaatgcCCCACAGAAAATCCCAACCAATTCCCACTGGAATTCAGCCCCAGTTACCCACAGTTGTAAACTGCATAATGATTCTTCCTTtactgccttccctggtggctcagaggttaaagcatctgcctccaatgcgggagacctgggtttgatccctgggttgggaagatcccctggagaaggaaatggcaatccactccagtattcttgcctggagaatcccatggacggagaagcctagtaggttacagtccacagggtcgcaaagagtcggacacgactgagcgacttcacctcacctcacctgaCTTTCTCTCTTTGTCTGTCTCATTGTTCCTCTCTCTCACTCTGGCTTCCTGGGAATACCAACAGGCTACATGTACTCACAGATTCCGATTTTGATAGAACCCGATTCTGGTAGTACCAGTACAAAGTAATATTTTTGTTgctgtccagttgctaagtcatgtgtgattctttgagatcccatggactgcagcatgccaggcttctctgatcatcatctcctagagtttggtcaaactcatgtccattgagtcagtaatatcgagttggccaaaaagttcatggGGCCTTTCCAGCGCCGGCCCCGGACACAGCAACCGTCGCGATGTTGATGCCCAAGAAGAACAGGATTGCCATTTATGAACTCCTTTTTAAGGAGGGGGTGATGGTGGCCAAGAAGGATGTCCACATGCCCAAGCACCCGGAGCTGGCAGACGAGAATGTGCCCAATCTTCACATCATGAAAGCCATGCAGTCTCTCAAGTCACGAGGCTATGTGAAGGAACAGTTTGCCTGGAGACGTTTCTACTGGTACCTCACCAACGAGGGCATCCAGTATCTCCGTGATTACCTCCACCTGCCCCCTGAGATCGTGCCCGCCACCCTGCGCCGCAGCCGTCCTGAGACTGGCCGGCCACGGCCCAAAGGTCTGGAGGGAGAGCGACCTGCAAGACTCACGCGAGGGGAAGCCGACGGAGACACCTACAGACGAAGCGCCGTGCCCCCTGGTGCCGACAAGAAAGCCGAGGCCGGAGCTGGGTCAGCAACTGAATTCCAGTTTAGAGGCGGATTTGGTCGTGGACGTGGTCAGCCACCTCAGTAAAGTTGAAAGGGGTTGTTTTATGTTGAATAAACCTGTaaacagaaaaagttaaaaaaaaaaaaagttcatgggGTTTTTCTGTAGCATCTTAAAGCATCTAATATCTGTAGATGATGAAGATATACACAGAGTTCTCTTGTTTTGCAGAGGATGGGGTAATTAACACCCTGGGTAGGAGTTTCCAGGAGAGACTATTGCAGGAGCCAAGGAAAGGGAGAAATTAGAAATTGATAGTTAAAAGATAAGTGTTTCCAATGTCTTTAACTATAGCTCAGTATGAGATAGTTCTGGGATGATATAATAGAGGTACTTTGCATATCTCCTGTTATGTGCACGACTTTTACTTGTCTGAGCCTTTCTGGACTTTTTAGAGGAGTGAATGATGAGAAGTTGGAGCTAATACTCAGCTCTCAGACTAAGAAGATTTCAGAACTAAGAATAGGAAGAGTGCTATGCTTTGACCTTTGAAACCAACCCTGGATCAGAGAGGATACTTCAAGGTAGGAGAAGGTCTAGAGATAATAGTTGCGGTCATGGATAAAAGGACAGTTTGCTTGCAACACTGTGTGTGGTTTTCTACTGTTTTGTAACCAAGCTCCTCGGAGAATGTGCGCCAGGTTCCATGAGAGAAGGACTGTGAAAATTTAAAGAGAGGGTCAGAGGAAAAAGCCGTGATTTGTCAAAtcattgtaaaaagaaaaaacaaaactctaagaTTAGGAGAGACTTCCTGGAAGGCCCATTCTCCAGGAAAACCCAGTGCTTTGACCAAGGCATCTGGAGAATATTAGAGGCCTGCGTTAATGGCAAGAACAACATTAACTGCTGTATTTTCTCAGCTCTAGAGCCTAAAACCATTCCAAGAGGCAGGCAGAGCATCAAAATTCCTGAGGCCGCAAACGGGAGAGGCCAACCATGGCAGGTGCCCCATCAATTGGGCAGATGAAGGAAGTTACCCAGTGGGGGTTGGGTGAAAGTGCAGGTTCTTGGACTCAGACACTGTGACTATGGTTATCCATACCCCTGCCATTGTGTCCCTGCCCCTGGTCATCTGGTAGTTGGATACTGGAAAGCATGAGTTACGAT from Ovis aries strain OAR_USU_Benz2616 breed Rambouillet chromosome 7, ARS-UI_Ramb_v3.0, whole genome shotgun sequence includes the following:
- the LOC101113072 gene encoding small ribosomal subunit protein eS10-like, which translates into the protein MLMPKKNRIAIYELLFKEGVMVAKKDVHMPKHPELADENVPNLHIMKAMQSLKSRGYVKEQFAWRRFYWYLTNEGIQYLRDYLHLPPEIVPATLRRSRPETGRPRPKGLEGERPARLTRGEADGDTYRRSAVPPGADKKAEAGAGSATEFQFRGGFGRGRGQPPQ